One Lachnospiraceae bacterium C1.1 genomic region harbors:
- the fliR gene encoding flagellar biosynthetic protein FliR codes for MIDYSFPIKDLEYFLLVFMRVSCFVYAAPFFGTTNVPRRVKAGLAFFLALIIFHFVLPREDLVYNTVLGYGLLVIEEASCGLLIGFMTNICMQIVLFTGALTDMDIGLSMVSLFDPVSRTQTGFTGTFYQYAMLLILMATNFHHYILKAFVASYEKIPVGHVIFDGERLYALVLKFLRDAFLIGFEIFLPVFGAMLVMNVILGIMAKVSPQMNMFAVGIQLKILFGLAIMYISITLLPGIADYIFGEMKEIMTVTVDVMSH; via the coding sequence TTGATTGATTATTCATTTCCGATCAAGGATCTGGAGTATTTTCTCCTGGTATTCATGAGAGTATCGTGTTTTGTATATGCAGCTCCGTTTTTTGGAACGACAAATGTTCCGCGAAGAGTGAAAGCAGGACTTGCTTTTTTTCTGGCATTGATAATCTTTCATTTTGTTCTTCCCCGTGAAGATCTCGTTTATAACACGGTTCTTGGATATGGACTGCTGGTTATAGAGGAAGCGAGCTGTGGACTGCTGATAGGTTTTATGACTAATATCTGCATGCAGATAGTGCTTTTCACAGGTGCTCTTACGGATATGGATATAGGACTATCAATGGTAAGTCTTTTTGATCCGGTATCAAGGACGCAGACAGGTTTTACGGGAACATTTTATCAATACGCCATGCTGCTGATATTGATGGCTACAAATTTTCATCACTACATACTGAAGGCGTTTGTTGCATCCTATGAAAAAATACCTGTCGGACATGTGATCTTTGACGGAGAGAGATTATATGCACTGGTATTAAAATTTTTAAGAGATGCATTTCTTATAGGTTTTGAGATATTTCTTCCCGTTTTCGGGGCGATGCTCGTTATGAACGTGATCCTGGGAATCATGGCAAAGGTTTCACCGCAGATGAATATGTTTGCAGTAGGAATACAGTTAAAGATTCTTTTCGGACTTGCGATCATGTATATCTCAATCACATTGCTTCCGGGAATAGCAGATTATATTTTCGGAGAGATGAAGGAAATAATGACAGTTACAGTCGATGTGATGTCTCATTAG
- the fliQ gene encoding flagellar biosynthesis protein FliQ — translation MQVGTVTDIMQEALYTIITTAAPLLGISLCVGLAVSIFQTVTSIQEQTLTFVPKVISIFLGMMLFGHWMITRMVDYMIKLWTDFSVYIR, via the coding sequence ATGCAGGTTGGAACAGTCACCGATATAATGCAGGAAGCTCTTTATACTATAATCACTACGGCAGCACCGCTGCTTGGCATTTCGCTCTGCGTCGGGCTGGCGGTATCTATATTCCAGACTGTAACATCCATTCAGGAGCAGACGCTGACATTTGTGCCAAAGGTCATTTCGATTTTTTTAGGGATGATGCTCTTCGGACACTGGATGATAACACGAATGGTAGATTATATGATAAAGCTTTGGACGGATTTTTCAGTCTATATCAGATAG
- the fliP gene encoding flagellar type III secretion system pore protein FliP (The bacterial flagellar biogenesis protein FliP forms a type III secretion system (T3SS)-type pore required for flagellar assembly.), protein MKNNSSSIFKSFLMRLVFIYTIIILLLIPQKVLASEELSAVHDAADTSSVTGERSQKYDGLGLDDDDYNSRTVIREPGTSDSTEDLRELNVGNNLNITYRDGAGNMSGSLRILITLTLIAIAPMLIIMLTSFTRILVVMHFTRAAIGTQTAPPNQVLVGLTLFLTFFIMQPTIQQINTEAVKPFEAGEISQEEFFETAMDPLRTFMYGQTQKKDVKLFMDIAKLGTVDSIEDIPNYVLIPAFVISELRTAFIIGFLIYIPFIVIDMVVASTLMSMGMMMLPPTTVSMPFKILLFVLADGWSLVIGSLVKTFY, encoded by the coding sequence ATGAAAAATAATTCGAGCAGCATTTTTAAAAGCTTCCTTATGCGCCTGGTCTTTATTTATACCATCATCATTCTTCTCTTAATACCGCAAAAGGTATTGGCTTCGGAAGAATTATCTGCTGTTCATGATGCAGCGGATACAAGTTCCGTTACAGGGGAGAGAAGTCAGAAATACGATGGTCTCGGACTGGATGATGATGACTATAATTCAAGGACGGTCATCAGGGAGCCGGGTACTTCGGATTCAACAGAGGATCTGCGGGAACTCAATGTAGGCAATAACCTCAATATCACTTATCGTGATGGAGCAGGGAACATGTCAGGGTCGTTGAGAATACTCATAACCCTAACATTGATAGCCATCGCGCCGATGCTGATAATAATGCTTACCTCATTTACGAGGATTCTCGTGGTAATGCATTTTACAAGAGCGGCGATCGGCACGCAGACAGCACCTCCGAACCAGGTACTCGTAGGATTGACATTGTTTCTTACCTTTTTCATCATGCAGCCGACGATACAGCAGATAAATACAGAAGCGGTAAAGCCTTTCGAAGCAGGGGAGATAAGTCAGGAAGAATTCTTCGAAACAGCGATGGATCCGCTCCGTACTTTTATGTATGGTCAGACGCAGAAAAAGGATGTTAAATTATTTATGGACATAGCAAAACTCGGAACAGTAGACAGTATAGAGGATATACCGAATTACGTACTGATTCCGGCATTTGTTATATCTGAACTCAGAACGGCTTTTATAATCGGATTTCTGATATATATTCCATTCATTGTCATAGACATGGTGGTGGCATCGACGCTCATGAGTATGGGTATGATGATGCTCCCGCCGACAACGGTCTCGATGCCTTTCAAGATACTGCTTTTTGTACTGGCAGACGGATGGAGTCTTGTTATCGGATCGCTTGTAAAGACGTTTTATTAG
- a CDS encoding flagellar biosynthetic protein FliO, with translation MAYCLLTGWGDIGRLFTVIVIFALVLGITYLTTRFAAGFAKQRQWCRNIEIIETFPISQGKYIQIVRCADKYLAIAVSKDNVTLLTELEEESLEFGDISQNSKIPEFKDIMDQARKVLKKGGSGNEK, from the coding sequence ATGGCATACTGTCTGCTGACAGGATGGGGAGACATTGGGCGCCTCTTTACTGTAATTGTAATATTTGCGCTTGTACTTGGGATAACCTATTTAACGACACGATTTGCCGCTGGATTTGCAAAACAGCGGCAATGGTGCCGCAACATTGAGATAATAGAGACTTTCCCGATCTCGCAGGGTAAATATATACAGATAGTAAGATGTGCTGATAAATATCTCGCCATAGCTGTCAGCAAGGACAATGTCACATTGCTGACAGAGCTTGAGGAGGAAAGCCTCGAGTTTGGCGATATTTCGCAAAATTCAAAAATACCTGAGTTTAAGGATATTATGGATCAGGCAAGAAAAGTTCTTAAAAAAGGCGGCAGCGGGAATGAAAAATAA
- a CDS encoding response regulator — MAKNILICDDAAFMRMMIKDILTKNGYNVAGEAENGAKAVEKYAELKPDLVLMDITMPEMDGIQALKKIKASDPSAMVIMCSAMGQQAMVIEAIQAGAKDFIVKPFQAERVLEAVKKVVG; from the coding sequence ATGGCAAAGAACATTTTAATTTGTGATGATGCAGCTTTCATGCGAATGATGATCAAGGACATTCTTACAAAGAATGGATATAATGTTGCAGGCGAGGCTGAAAACGGCGCTAAAGCGGTCGAAAAATACGCAGAGCTTAAGCCTGATCTCGTTCTCATGGATATAACAATGCCTGAGATGGATGGAATTCAGGCTCTTAAGAAGATCAAAGCTTCCGATCCTTCAGCAATGGTCATCATGTGTTCTGCAATGGGTCAGCAGGCGATGGTTATTGAGGCTATTCAGGCCGGAGCAAAGGACTTTATTGTTAAACCCTTCCAGGCGGAGCGTGTTTTAGAGGCCGTTAAGAAGGTAGTCGGTTGA
- the fliY gene encoding flagellar motor switch phosphatase FliY gives MDGMLSQDEINSLLNGMGTDGGGADADAGSAEGGAAEDAASSNGVDESLLTEEEKDALGEVANISMGSSATTLFSLVNQKVNITTPRVSLQTWNTLASGFERPCVFVQIQYKVGLDGTDIMVLKENDVKVITDLMMGGDGTNTEGELGELHLSAISEAMNQMMGAAATSLSTMLGKMVDISPPEASLIDLTDFGDPADIADFLTGTFAVVTFSMQIGENLVDSTIMQLYPIDFAKELQTLFVTPEASEDQSQPPEMPEAAPAAAAAPPPAAAAPPPMMDAAPQMGAPQPMPQMGYAPPPGYGMPMGYGMPNVNVQPASFQNFSTDINPMQPQENINLIKDVPLEVTVELGRTHKTINEILDFSPGTIIELEKIAGEPIDVLVNGKHVAKGEVVVIEESFGVRVTEIIK, from the coding sequence ATGGATGGAATGTTATCTCAAGATGAGATAAATTCACTCCTTAACGGTATGGGTACCGATGGCGGCGGAGCAGATGCAGACGCCGGCTCGGCTGAAGGGGGAGCTGCCGAAGACGCTGCTTCATCGAATGGTGTCGATGAAAGCCTTCTTACAGAAGAAGAAAAGGATGCGCTGGGAGAAGTAGCCAATATAAGTATGGGCTCTTCAGCGACAACACTTTTTTCACTTGTAAATCAGAAGGTAAACATCACAACACCAAGAGTTTCGCTTCAGACATGGAATACACTTGCATCAGGATTTGAAAGACCTTGCGTATTCGTCCAGATTCAGTATAAGGTTGGACTTGACGGAACGGACATCATGGTTTTGAAGGAGAACGATGTTAAGGTTATCACAGACCTGATGATGGGTGGTGATGGAACAAATACCGAGGGGGAACTCGGAGAACTGCACCTGAGTGCGATTTCCGAGGCAATGAACCAGATGATGGGCGCAGCAGCCACTTCACTTTCCACAATGCTTGGAAAGATGGTTGATATAAGCCCGCCGGAGGCATCACTGATAGACCTTACGGATTTTGGTGATCCGGCAGATATAGCAGATTTCCTTACAGGGACATTTGCGGTAGTTACATTCTCAATGCAGATAGGTGAGAACCTTGTCGATTCGACTATCATGCAGCTTTATCCTATTGATTTTGCAAAGGAGCTGCAGACTCTGTTCGTTACACCGGAAGCATCAGAGGATCAGTCACAGCCACCGGAGATGCCGGAAGCAGCACCTGCTGCAGCAGCGGCACCACCACCGGCAGCAGCAGCGCCGCCGCCAATGATGGATGCGGCACCGCAGATGGGAGCACCACAGCCAATGCCCCAGATGGGATATGCTCCTCCACCGGGATATGGAATGCCGATGGGATATGGAATGCCGAATGTAAATGTACAGCCGGCAAGTTTCCAGAATTTCTCCACGGACATCAATCCCATGCAGCCGCAGGAGAATATAAATCTCATCAAGGATGTGCCGCTTGAGGTCACGGTGGAACTCGGGCGAACGCATAAGACTATAAATGAAATACTAGATTTTTCACCGGGAACGATTATAGAGCTCGAGAAAATCGCGGGCGAGCCCATAGACGTACTTGTAAATGGAAAACATGTAGCTAAGGGTGAGGTTGTTGTAATCGAAGAAAGCTTTGGCGTAAGGGTTACAGAAATCATAAAGTAA
- the fliM gene encoding flagellar motor switch protein FliM produces the protein MGEVLSQSEIDNLLAALSTGEIDADEMKGTSEKPVKEYDFARPAKFSKEHLRTMEIIFEHYGRLLSTNLPVYLRMNVQVSVINSEALTFSEFSNSLPNPVILGIANFHPLNGNIMIEVASNLGFAFIDRMLGGQGDPLEKSREFSEIELSILEKFLVICTRLMREPWKNVVELDPMLERVETNPQFAQIIAPTEMISIVTLNIKIGEVEGLMNVCLPFFTLEDIMDKLNTKFWFSTMQNNVDQDFHEQIEDMINHVEMPVRAVLGSSSISLQDFVNLQVGDIIRLNTGVAEELDVYVGNIKKFTALPGAVKKDYAVRITSVIREEE, from the coding sequence ATGGGTGAAGTACTGTCTCAAAGTGAGATAGATAATCTGCTGGCAGCGCTCAGTACAGGAGAGATAGATGCCGATGAAATGAAGGGGACGTCCGAAAAACCGGTCAAGGAATACGATTTCGCCCGTCCCGCCAAATTCTCAAAGGAACATCTCCGTACGATGGAGATTATTTTCGAACATTACGGAAGATTGCTGTCAACGAACCTGCCGGTTTATCTGAGAATGAACGTGCAGGTGTCAGTTATAAACTCGGAAGCACTGACGTTTTCGGAATTTTCAAATTCGCTTCCAAACCCGGTAATACTGGGAATAGCGAATTTTCATCCGCTAAACGGAAACATAATGATAGAAGTCGCGTCGAACCTGGGCTTCGCATTTATAGACCGAATGCTCGGAGGACAGGGTGATCCCCTTGAAAAGAGTAGGGAATTTTCAGAAATTGAGCTATCGATTCTGGAGAAGTTTTTGGTCATATGCACGAGGCTGATGAGGGAACCATGGAAGAACGTGGTTGAACTCGATCCGATGTTGGAGAGGGTAGAGACAAATCCTCAGTTCGCGCAGATCATCGCACCAACAGAAATGATCTCGATCGTTACATTGAACATCAAGATTGGTGAGGTAGAAGGTCTCATGAATGTCTGTCTTCCGTTCTTTACACTGGAAGATATCATGGACAAGCTGAATACAAAGTTCTGGTTCTCAACAATGCAGAATAATGTGGATCAGGATTTTCATGAACAGATAGAAGATATGATAAATCATGTGGAGATGCCTGTGAGGGCAGTTCTCGGATCCAGTTCCATAAGTCTTCAGGACTTTGTAAATTTGCAGGTAGGAGATATTATCCGACTAAACACCGGGGTCGCAGAAGAACTTGATGTATATGTCGGGAATATAAAAAAATTCACCGCATTGCCGGGCGCTGTCAAGAAAGATTACGCCGTCCGAATAACATCGGTAATTAGAGAGGAGGAGTAA
- a CDS encoding flagellar basal body-associated FliL family protein — protein MRKNLIAIIILALLVVNTAMTGILMFSMIQTNNKVITLVGDISSAIQLDLGIAGSGNVETAVGNVAMSDISAYNLTDTLTIKLASDPESEDNKDHYAVVGVTLSLDTTNEDYATYSETMATNEGLIKDEINKVIGSYTYAQIQSMTTGDLQDQILEELQEMYNSQFIIGVSFSSWIIQ, from the coding sequence ATGAGAAAAAATCTTATCGCAATAATCATTTTGGCACTTCTAGTAGTGAATACCGCTATGACCGGTATCCTGATGTTTAGTATGATTCAGACGAACAATAAGGTAATAACACTTGTAGGAGATATTTCGAGTGCTATTCAGCTTGACCTTGGAATAGCAGGAAGCGGCAATGTAGAGACTGCAGTCGGAAACGTTGCAATGTCCGATATCTCGGCATACAATCTTACAGATACTCTTACCATTAAGCTTGCATCGGATCCTGAATCAGAGGATAACAAAGATCATTACGCAGTAGTCGGAGTTACGCTTTCCCTTGATACAACAAACGAGGACTATGCAACATACTCGGAAACAATGGCAACAAATGAAGGACTTATAAAAGATGAGATAAACAAGGTCATCGGATCCTATACATATGCACAGATCCAGTCGATGACGACAGGAGACCTGCAGGATCAGATACTTGAGGAACTTCAGGAGATGTATAATTCACAGTTCATCATCGGTGTATCATTTAGCAGCTGGATTATTCAGTAA
- a CDS encoding flagellar motor protein MotB, whose product MAKKKEEAPPPGSPAWMATFSDLMNLLLCFFVLLFSMSSVDAAKYEEVVNSFAETFSVFEKGGSSIGDGVMVSNGVSQLSELSQYSTTMGHSEEGDAENTDNEEDAGGKDAKEELEAEQLEASEKLAEEIEEALSESEYGKEIDVNFTSQYVLLTMNGALLFDSGSATIKEESEPLVKQVGQILERYAANVVEIEGHTDNVPIHNSNFADNDELSDERALNIFRYLKETALLDPSMIKHSGRGEYVPVADNSTPEGRAKNRRVEVKIYNELSDAAS is encoded by the coding sequence ATGGCGAAGAAAAAAGAAGAAGCCCCGCCACCGGGGTCGCCGGCATGGATGGCCACGTTTAGTGACCTTATGAACCTGTTGCTCTGCTTCTTCGTTCTTCTTTTCTCAATGTCAAGCGTTGATGCCGCAAAATATGAGGAAGTTGTAAATTCGTTTGCGGAAACCTTCAGCGTATTTGAAAAGGGAGGATCGTCCATAGGGGACGGTGTAATGGTAAGCAATGGAGTGAGCCAGTTATCGGAACTTTCACAGTATTCGACAACGATGGGACACTCAGAAGAGGGAGATGCAGAAAACACTGATAACGAGGAAGATGCCGGTGGAAAAGATGCAAAGGAAGAACTGGAGGCAGAGCAGCTGGAGGCTTCCGAAAAGTTGGCGGAAGAGATAGAGGAAGCTTTGTCTGAGAGTGAATACGGTAAGGAAATTGATGTGAATTTTACTTCACAATATGTGCTCTTAACCATGAATGGTGCGTTGTTATTTGATTCCGGAAGTGCTACAATAAAAGAAGAATCAGAGCCTTTAGTGAAGCAGGTAGGGCAGATACTTGAACGCTATGCGGCTAATGTAGTAGAGATCGAAGGACATACAGACAATGTCCCGATACACAATTCTAATTTTGCAGATAATGATGAACTTTCAGATGAGAGAGCACTTAACATTTTCCGTTACCTGAAAGAAACGGCACTGCTGGATCCTTCAATGATCAAGCATTCCGGACGGGGTGAATATGTTCCGGTAGCCGATAATTCGACACCTGAGGGAAGGGCCAAAAACAGGAGAGTCGAAGTTAAGATTTACAATGAACTTTCAGATGCGGCCAGTTGA
- a CDS encoding motility protein A, translated as MDIASIIGLLACLGLMIFGITGGTDFGAMASFIDMPSVFITFGGAFGATLAMNTMETFVAGVTTFPLILKPSATNMPETITQIMNLANVARKEGLLSLEEAAGNIEDKFLKKGIMLVVDGTDPELVRAIMETEMDAIAGRHKAGKTFWESLGAMGPAWGMIGTLIGLVNMLKNLSDSAAIGPAMAVALLTTFYGSLLSNWICTPVANKLGAKDAEEMMVKGIQVEGLLSIQAGENPRVIEEKLKSYLSPKVAAGFSTEDGGGEGGAG; from the coding sequence ATGGATATAGCGTCGATAATTGGACTTCTGGCATGTCTTGGACTTATGATATTCGGTATAACGGGTGGAACGGATTTCGGAGCCATGGCGAGTTTCATTGATATGCCTTCAGTATTCATCACATTCGGGGGAGCATTCGGAGCTACACTTGCCATGAACACAATGGAAACATTCGTAGCCGGTGTTACAACATTTCCATTGATATTAAAGCCCTCAGCTACAAATATGCCGGAGACTATCACTCAGATAATGAATCTTGCAAATGTTGCCAGAAAAGAAGGACTTCTTTCACTGGAAGAAGCAGCCGGAAATATAGAAGACAAGTTCCTTAAAAAAGGAATAATGCTGGTAGTAGACGGTACAGATCCTGAGCTTGTAAGAGCGATCATGGAGACTGAAATGGATGCCATAGCAGGAAGGCATAAGGCAGGAAAAACCTTCTGGGAAAGCCTTGGAGCCATGGGTCCTGCATGGGGAATGATCGGTACACTTATCGGATTGGTTAACATGCTGAAAAACCTTTCGGACTCGGCAGCGATCGGACCGGCCATGGCGGTTGCCCTTCTTACAACATTCTATGGCTCGCTCCTTTCAAACTGGATATGTACGCCTGTTGCAAATAAACTTGGCGCTAAAGACGCCGAGGAAATGATGGTAAAGGGAATACAGGTAGAAGGACTTCTTTCTATACAGGCAGGAGAAAACCCACGAGTAATCGAGGAAAAACTCAAGTCCTACCTGTCACCTAAGGTTGCTGCCGGATTCAGTACTGAAGATGGCGGCGGAGAAGGAGGAGCTGGCTGA
- a CDS encoding flagellar FlbD family protein: MIELTRLDESKIWVNELMFLTMEETPDTVITFNTGQKLIVKETCEEIDCKIRNDR; the protein is encoded by the coding sequence ATGATAGAGTTAACAAGATTAGACGAATCAAAAATTTGGGTAAATGAGTTGATGTTTCTCACTATGGAGGAAACCCCTGATACTGTCATTACCTTTAATACGGGGCAGAAACTGATAGTAAAAGAAACTTGTGAGGAAATTGACTGTAAGATCAGGAACGATCGGTAA
- a CDS encoding flagellar hook-basal body complex protein — protein sequence MMRSLFSGVAGLKTHQTRMDVIGNNIANVNTVAFKSSSMNFQDMLYQTTQAATGANSDTGRAGQNPRQIGLGSTTASINTTIDTAGSAESTGNPFDIYITGDSFFVVSPDGGGTQYYTRSGAFNVDEAGTLCMTSNGYAVMGYGTTTDTTGAVVVDTSALEPLAIMSSDNMTSAPDATTYAYMSGIIDSEDESFDTTTGKMVTLQFYDNLGYKYTAKFTITQTSDTEYALTVSDVVDSDGTSTGGTNTGTATIVFDNTTGALSSTSATSFTLTASGLKGSDASITVDISTLLNYANNGNSTVSMSRGTSSTDTTGCGWAVGSMTGISIGTDGTIYGTYDNGQTALLGQIPTATFANASGLSKEGANLYAASLNSGDATINDITASGSGSMTTGQLEMSNVDLAKEFTTMITTQRGFQANSRIITVSDTLLEELTNLKR from the coding sequence ATGATGAGATCACTTTTTTCAGGTGTAGCAGGCCTGAAGACACATCAGACAAGAATGGACGTTATAGGTAATAATATCGCCAATGTAAATACAGTAGCATTTAAATCAAGTTCAATGAATTTCCAGGATATGCTCTATCAGACAACACAGGCTGCAACAGGAGCAAATTCAGATACAGGAAGAGCAGGACAGAACCCGAGACAGATAGGTCTTGGTTCAACTACAGCTTCTATCAATACAACTATTGATACAGCGGGTTCTGCAGAGTCAACCGGAAATCCTTTTGATATTTATATCACAGGTGACAGCTTTTTCGTAGTTTCTCCAGACGGCGGCGGAACACAGTACTACACCAGATCCGGTGCCTTCAACGTCGATGAAGCGGGTACACTCTGTATGACATCAAACGGTTATGCGGTAATGGGTTATGGAACAACAACAGATACTACCGGAGCAGTAGTAGTTGACACAAGTGCACTTGAACCGCTTGCCATCATGAGTTCTGATAATATGACATCTGCGCCTGATGCAACAACATATGCATATATGAGCGGAATCATTGATTCAGAGGATGAATCCTTTGATACGACAACAGGCAAGATGGTTACTCTTCAGTTTTATGATAACCTTGGATATAAATATACAGCAAAATTTACGATAACTCAGACTTCAGATACTGAGTACGCTCTCACTGTTTCTGATGTAGTAGATTCTGACGGAACTTCTACAGGCGGAACAAATACAGGTACTGCAACGATTGTATTTGATAATACAACAGGTGCACTCTCATCTACATCGGCTACATCATTTACCTTAACGGCCAGCGGTCTTAAGGGATCAGATGCTTCTATAACAGTAGATATAAGTACACTCCTTAACTACGCAAACAATGGTAATTCAACTGTTTCGATGAGCCGTGGTACATCTTCTACAGATACCACTGGCTGTGGTTGGGCAGTTGGATCAATGACAGGTATCTCCATCGGAACAGACGGAACTATCTACGGAACTTATGACAATGGTCAGACAGCTCTTTTAGGACAGATCCCGACAGCGACTTTCGCAAATGCTTCCGGTCTTTCCAAGGAAGGTGCTAACCTCTATGCAGCATCTCTTAACTCAGGTGATGCTACAATAAACGATATCACAGCCTCCGGTTCAGGATCTATGACAACCGGTCAGCTGGAAATGTCAAACGTAGATCTGGCAAAGGAATTTACGACCATGATCACAACTCAGAGAGGATTCCAGGCAAACAGCCGTATCATCACAGTTTCCGATACACTTCTCGAAGAACTTACGAATCTTAAGAGATAA
- a CDS encoding TIGR02530 family flagellar biosynthesis protein, whose amino-acid sequence MKISNGNYLSINEIADRYLKFSGTAQTSEKAEEQKSFAEILSDKRSVLEAASGLNFSKHATERLSSRNIEMSAEQLERLTEGVNKASAKGINDSLVMVDTLAFIVNTRSQTVVTAMDSTDTSKDGVFSNIDGAVIA is encoded by the coding sequence ATGAAGATATCAAACGGAAATTATTTATCAATTAATGAAATAGCCGATCGATATTTAAAATTCAGCGGCACAGCTCAGACTTCTGAAAAAGCAGAAGAGCAGAAGAGCTTTGCGGAAATTTTATCCGATAAACGTTCAGTCCTTGAAGCAGCATCGGGGCTTAACTTTTCAAAGCATGCAACAGAGCGCTTATCCTCGAGAAATATCGAAATGAGTGCAGAACAGCTGGAAAGACTGACTGAAGGCGTGAATAAAGCCAGTGCAAAAGGAATAAATGATTCCCTCGTAATGGTTGACACACTTGCCTTTATAGTAAATACCCGAAGCCAGACAGTAGTAACGGCAATGGATTCGACAGACACAAGTAAGGACGGCGTTTTCTCAAATATTGACGGCGCAGTTATAGCATAA
- a CDS encoding flagellar hook capping FlgD N-terminal domain-containing protein yields MGVSAIINNGEVVNQTSTTESTEKKSNDSLDKQAFLQLLVAQLQYQDPLEPMDNTEYVSQLATFSELEQMQNMATTTELSRATQLVGNTVTVNSTNETTGVTTEVTGEVEYVYQSGSNVKISIDGTLYDLDDVVKTYSTDYTEAQTLADTWNALYALLPDTSEITAANAADYQNSVQALWTSYSSMTKYQQGFLSETNLKGMVKYINLLGQYGVYIDGATDADNPSIELKDSTTSTTTA; encoded by the coding sequence ATGGGTGTATCAGCTATTATAAATAACGGTGAGGTAGTAAACCAGACATCAACAACTGAGAGCACTGAGAAAAAATCAAATGACAGCCTTGATAAGCAGGCCTTTCTGCAGCTCCTTGTAGCACAGCTGCAGTACCAGGATCCGTTGGAGCCTATGGATAATACAGAATATGTTTCTCAGCTTGCAACTTTCTCAGAGCTTGAGCAGATGCAGAACATGGCTACCACAACAGAACTTTCGAGAGCAACACAGCTCGTGGGAAATACGGTAACGGTCAACAGCACAAATGAGACAACAGGTGTAACTACAGAAGTAACAGGTGAAGTTGAATATGTTTACCAGAGCGGATCAAATGTAAAGATCAGTATAGACGGAACCCTTTATGATCTTGATGATGTAGTAAAGACCTACAGCACGGATTATACAGAGGCACAAACACTTGCAGATACCTGGAATGCACTTTATGCACTGCTTCCTGATACGAGTGAGATAACTGCTGCAAATGCAGCAGATTATCAGAATTCCGTACAGGCACTCTGGACATCCTATAGTTCGATGACAAAATATCAGCAGGGATTCCTTTCAGAGACTAATCTTAAGGGTATGGTTAAATATATTAACCTTCTTGGACAGTACGGAGTATATATTGACGGAGCAACGGATGCGGATAACCCGTCAATTGAGTTGAAAGATTCAACAACGTCAACGACAACGGCATAA